In Trifolium pratense cultivar HEN17-A07 linkage group LG7, ARS_RC_1.1, whole genome shotgun sequence, a genomic segment contains:
- the LOC123897017 gene encoding transcription factor GTE10-like isoform X3 has translation MAPTVPIDFAGQKESRKYSHSQIMGKSRKYSKGYATTGFVPEFRHVVETMGESDGLGSSGRLDMEPAASADSYAPSRKGSGLKSDGYGGFDVPFQLFSLSKMSARERKDLKLRLTWELEQVRKLQKKIDSMNSNIVGLSPSSDIRSCSVGQKRPHLESQHSILQASVPHGNKKKPLPGRSGPKTKKGMSGRFEYPKPVVPMTTSYATLMKQCENLLNRLMSHQYGWVFNAPVDIVKLNIPDYFTVIKHPMDLGTVKSKLTSGKYSSPIDFAADVRLTFSNAMTYNPPGNDVHGIAATLSKAFETKWKSIEKKIRDIDHRVPSEPSKPIFVETEIPDPIPPTKKKKITPNNTNTKPEPVKRIMSDMEKQKLSQELEDMLGELPENILDFLKEQSHNAGQTNDEEIEIDIDVLSDDTLFKLRKLLDDFMLEKQRFQPKIGQCELELLNESGFSNSSMQPSKGNELVEEDVDIVGGNDPPNSNYPPLEIEKDGANKNSKCSSSSSSSSESGSSSSDSDSSSSSGSELDTAKASAPVSSKENVGPGLTYDQNRGDLSNPETVNDSTNLGSQVDQSLQTKPVTIESESHQDGESAAAKRQVSPEKLYRAALLRSRFADTILKAQEKALEKDEKRDPEKLRIEREELERRQKEEKARLQAEAKAAEEARRKAEAEAAAEAKRKRELEREAARQALQKMEKTVDINESCQFLEDLEMLSAVHDENTLSFKEEVSPDDHQNGFGGIKLQGNPLEQLGLYMKVDDEDEEEELPEITAEPSKDVEEGEID, from the exons ATGGCACCAACTGTTCCCATAGATTTTGCTGGACAAAAGGAATCCAGAAAGTACTCTCATTCACAAATCATGGGGAAATCTCGAAAATATTCCAAAGGTTATGCAACTACTGGCTTTGTTCCCGAATTCCGTCATGTTGTAGAGACTATGGGTGAATCAGATGGGTTGGGTAGCTCGGGAAGGCTTGACATGGAGCCTGCAGCATCAGCAGATTCCTATGCCCCTAGCAGGAAAGGCTCTGGTTTGAAAAGTGATGGTTATGGTGGTTTTGATGTACCATTTCAACTCTTCTCGTTGTCTAAAATGTCGGCTAGGGAGAGAAAGGATTTGAAATTGAGATTAACTTGGGAACTTGAACAAGTGAGGAAACTTCAGAAGAAAATTGACAGTATGAATTCAAACATTGTTGGATTATCTCCATCTAGTGACATTAGGAGCTGCAGTGTGGGACAGAAAAGGCCTCATCTGGAGAGCCAACACAGTATACTTCAAGCATCAGTGCCACATGGTAACAAAAAGAAACCCTTGCCAGGACGTAGTGGTCCCAAGACAAAAAAAGGAATGTCTGGGCGATTTGAATACCCAAAACCTGTTGTACCGATGACTACTTCATATGCTACATTGATGAAACAGTGCGAGAATTTACTTAACCGTTTGATGTCTCATCAATATGGTTGGGTTTTTAATGCACCAGTTGATATTGTTAAATTGAACATTCCAGATTATTTCACTGTCATCAAACATCCAATGGATTTGGGTACTGTAAAGAGTAAACTAACGTCTGGAAAATATTCTAGTCCTATAGATTTTGCTGCTGATGTGAGGCTGACTTTCTCAAATGCCATGACATATAATCCACCTGGCAATGATGTACACGGCATCGCAGCAACACTTAGTAAAGCCTTTGAAACAAAATGGAAGTCCATTGAGAAGAAAATTCGTGACATTGATCATCGTGTCCCATCTGAGCCGTCAAAACCTATTTTTGTAGAAACTGAAATTCCTGACCCAATTCCCCCCacgaaaaagaagaaaattacaCCAAATAACACTAATACCAAGCCAGAACCTGTCAAAAGAATTATGAGTGACATGGAGAAGCAGAAATTGAGTCAAGAGTTGGAGGACATGCTTGGAGAGTTGCCTGAAAACATTTTGGATTTCTTGAAAGAGCAAAGTCACAATGCTGGGCAAACCAACGATGAGGAAATTGAGATTGATATTGATGTTCTAAGTGATGATACCTTATTCAAATTGCGGAAgcttcttgatgattttatgctCGAGAAGCAAAGATTTCAGCCAAAAATTGGACAGTGTGAATTGgag CTTCTTAATGAGTCAGGGTTTAGCAATTCATCAATGCAACCTTCCAAAG GCAATGAACTGGTTGAGGAGGATGTGGACATTGTTGGTGGGAATGATCCTCCTAATTCAAATTATCCTCCACTAGAGATTGAGAAAGATGGTGCCAACAAAAACAGTAAATGCAGCAGTTCAAGCAGCTCTAGTAGTGAATCTGGCTCATCATCCAGTG ATTCAGATTCAAGTAGTTCATCTGGTAGTGAGTTAGATACTGCTAAAGCGTCAGCACCTGTGAGTTCTAAG GAAAATGTAGGACCTGGCTTGACTTATGATCAAAACAGGGGGGATCTTAGTAATCCAGAAACTGTTAATG ATTCAACTAACCTGGGTAGCCAGGTTGACCAGAGTTTGCAGACTAAGCCAGTTACTATTGAATCAGAAAGCCATCAAGATG GGGAGAGTGCTGCGGCTAAGAGGCAAGTCTCTCCTGAAAAGCTCTACCGTGCAGCTTTATTAAGGAGCCGGTTTGCTGACACCATACTGAAAGCTCAAGAGAAAGCCCTTGAAAAG GATGAAAAACGTGACCCTGAAAAGCTTAGGATAGAGCGAGAAGAACTTGAGAGAAGGCAGAAGGaag AGAAAGCTCGACTGCAAGCAGAGGCGAAGGCTGCAGAAGAGGCTCGGAGGAAAGCTGAAGCAGAAGCTGCAGCTGAAGCCAAAAGGAAGAGGGAACTAGAGAGAGAAGCTGCCCGTCAGGCTTTGCAAAAG ATGGAGAAAACTGTTGACATCAATGAGAGCTGTCAGTTTTTGGAAGATCTAGAGATGCTTAGTGCTGTTCATGATGAAAATACACTAAGTTTCAAAGAGGAGGTGAGCCCAGATGATCATCAGAATGGATTTGGTGGGATCAAGCTGCAGGGAAATCCCTTAGAGCAGTTAGGATTGTACATGAAGGTTGATGATGAGGATGAGGAGGAAGAACTGCCCGAAATTACTGCAGAGCCATCAAAAGATGTAGAAGAAGGAGAAATTGATTGA
- the LOC123897017 gene encoding transcription factor GTE10-like isoform X1, translating into MAPTVPIDFAGQKESRKYSHSQIMGKSRKYSKGYATTGFVPEFRHVVETMGESDGLGSSGRLDMEPAASADSYAPSRKGSGLKSDGYGGFDVPFQLFSLSKMSARERKDLKLRLTWELEQVRKLQKKIDSMNSNIVGLSPSSDIRSCSVGQKRPHLESQHSILQASVPHGNKKKPLPGRSGPKTKKGMSGRFEYPKPVVPMTTSYATLMKQCENLLNRLMSHQYGWVFNAPVDIVKLNIPDYFTVIKHPMDLGTVKSKLTSGKYSSPIDFAADVRLTFSNAMTYNPPGNDVHGIAATLSKAFETKWKSIEKKIRDIDHRVPSEPSKPIFVETEIPDPIPPTKKKKITPNNTNTKPEPVKRIMSDMEKQKLSQELEDMLGELPENILDFLKEQSHNAGQTNDEEIEIDIDVLSDDTLFKLRKLLDDFMLEKQRFQPKIGQCELEVSLSLSPCLLNESGFSNSSMQPSKGNELVEEDVDIVGGNDPPNSNYPPLEIEKDGANKNSKCSSSSSSSSESGSSSSDSDSSSSSGSELDTAKASAPVSSKENVGPGLTYDQNRGDLSNPETVNDSTNLGSQVDQSLQTKPVTIESESHQDGESAAAKRQVSPEKLYRAALLRSRFADTILKAQEKALEKDEKRDPEKLRIEREELERRQKEEKARLQAEAKAAEEARRKAEAEAAAEAKRKRELEREAARQALQKMEKTVDINESCQFLEDLEMLSAVHDENTLSFKEEVSPDDHQNGFGGIKLQGNPLEQLGLYMKVDDEDEEEELPEITAEPSKDVEEGEID; encoded by the exons ATGGCACCAACTGTTCCCATAGATTTTGCTGGACAAAAGGAATCCAGAAAGTACTCTCATTCACAAATCATGGGGAAATCTCGAAAATATTCCAAAGGTTATGCAACTACTGGCTTTGTTCCCGAATTCCGTCATGTTGTAGAGACTATGGGTGAATCAGATGGGTTGGGTAGCTCGGGAAGGCTTGACATGGAGCCTGCAGCATCAGCAGATTCCTATGCCCCTAGCAGGAAAGGCTCTGGTTTGAAAAGTGATGGTTATGGTGGTTTTGATGTACCATTTCAACTCTTCTCGTTGTCTAAAATGTCGGCTAGGGAGAGAAAGGATTTGAAATTGAGATTAACTTGGGAACTTGAACAAGTGAGGAAACTTCAGAAGAAAATTGACAGTATGAATTCAAACATTGTTGGATTATCTCCATCTAGTGACATTAGGAGCTGCAGTGTGGGACAGAAAAGGCCTCATCTGGAGAGCCAACACAGTATACTTCAAGCATCAGTGCCACATGGTAACAAAAAGAAACCCTTGCCAGGACGTAGTGGTCCCAAGACAAAAAAAGGAATGTCTGGGCGATTTGAATACCCAAAACCTGTTGTACCGATGACTACTTCATATGCTACATTGATGAAACAGTGCGAGAATTTACTTAACCGTTTGATGTCTCATCAATATGGTTGGGTTTTTAATGCACCAGTTGATATTGTTAAATTGAACATTCCAGATTATTTCACTGTCATCAAACATCCAATGGATTTGGGTACTGTAAAGAGTAAACTAACGTCTGGAAAATATTCTAGTCCTATAGATTTTGCTGCTGATGTGAGGCTGACTTTCTCAAATGCCATGACATATAATCCACCTGGCAATGATGTACACGGCATCGCAGCAACACTTAGTAAAGCCTTTGAAACAAAATGGAAGTCCATTGAGAAGAAAATTCGTGACATTGATCATCGTGTCCCATCTGAGCCGTCAAAACCTATTTTTGTAGAAACTGAAATTCCTGACCCAATTCCCCCCacgaaaaagaagaaaattacaCCAAATAACACTAATACCAAGCCAGAACCTGTCAAAAGAATTATGAGTGACATGGAGAAGCAGAAATTGAGTCAAGAGTTGGAGGACATGCTTGGAGAGTTGCCTGAAAACATTTTGGATTTCTTGAAAGAGCAAAGTCACAATGCTGGGCAAACCAACGATGAGGAAATTGAGATTGATATTGATGTTCTAAGTGATGATACCTTATTCAAATTGCGGAAgcttcttgatgattttatgctCGAGAAGCAAAGATTTCAGCCAAAAATTGGACAGTGTGAATTGgaggtctctctctctctctctccgtGT CTTCTTAATGAGTCAGGGTTTAGCAATTCATCAATGCAACCTTCCAAAG GCAATGAACTGGTTGAGGAGGATGTGGACATTGTTGGTGGGAATGATCCTCCTAATTCAAATTATCCTCCACTAGAGATTGAGAAAGATGGTGCCAACAAAAACAGTAAATGCAGCAGTTCAAGCAGCTCTAGTAGTGAATCTGGCTCATCATCCAGTG ATTCAGATTCAAGTAGTTCATCTGGTAGTGAGTTAGATACTGCTAAAGCGTCAGCACCTGTGAGTTCTAAG GAAAATGTAGGACCTGGCTTGACTTATGATCAAAACAGGGGGGATCTTAGTAATCCAGAAACTGTTAATG ATTCAACTAACCTGGGTAGCCAGGTTGACCAGAGTTTGCAGACTAAGCCAGTTACTATTGAATCAGAAAGCCATCAAGATG GGGAGAGTGCTGCGGCTAAGAGGCAAGTCTCTCCTGAAAAGCTCTACCGTGCAGCTTTATTAAGGAGCCGGTTTGCTGACACCATACTGAAAGCTCAAGAGAAAGCCCTTGAAAAG GATGAAAAACGTGACCCTGAAAAGCTTAGGATAGAGCGAGAAGAACTTGAGAGAAGGCAGAAGGaag AGAAAGCTCGACTGCAAGCAGAGGCGAAGGCTGCAGAAGAGGCTCGGAGGAAAGCTGAAGCAGAAGCTGCAGCTGAAGCCAAAAGGAAGAGGGAACTAGAGAGAGAAGCTGCCCGTCAGGCTTTGCAAAAG ATGGAGAAAACTGTTGACATCAATGAGAGCTGTCAGTTTTTGGAAGATCTAGAGATGCTTAGTGCTGTTCATGATGAAAATACACTAAGTTTCAAAGAGGAGGTGAGCCCAGATGATCATCAGAATGGATTTGGTGGGATCAAGCTGCAGGGAAATCCCTTAGAGCAGTTAGGATTGTACATGAAGGTTGATGATGAGGATGAGGAGGAAGAACTGCCCGAAATTACTGCAGAGCCATCAAAAGATGTAGAAGAAGGAGAAATTGATTGA
- the LOC123897017 gene encoding transcription factor GTE10-like isoform X2 translates to MAPTVPIDFAGQKESRKYSHSQIMGKSRKYSKGYATTGFVPEFRHVVETMGESDGLGSSGRLDMEPAASADSYAPSRKGSGLKSDGYGGFDVPFQLFSLSKMSARERKDLKLRLTWELEQVRKLQKKIDSMNSNIVGLSPSSDIRSCSVGQKRPHLESQHSILQASVPHGNKKKPLPGRSGPKTKKGMSGRFEYPKPVVPMTTSYATLMKQCENLLNRLMSHQYGWVFNAPVDIVKLNIPDYFTVIKHPMDLGTVKSKLTSGKYSSPIDFAADVRLTFSNAMTYNPPGNDVHGIAATLSKAFETKWKSIEKKIRDIDHRVPSEPSKPIFVETEIPDPIPPTKKKKITPNNTNTKPEPVKRIMSDMEKQKLSQELEDMLGELPENILDFLKEQSHNAGQTNDEEIEIDIDVLSDDTLFKLRKLLDDFMLEKQRFQPKIGQCELELLNESGFSNSSMQPSKGNELVEEDVDIVGGNDPPNSNYPPLEIEKDGANKNSKCSSSSSSSSESGSSSSGSYSDSSSSSGSELDTAKASAPVSSKENVGPGLTYDQNRGDLSNPETVNDSTNLGSQVDQSLQTKPVTIESESHQDGESAAAKRQVSPEKLYRAALLRSRFADTILKAQEKALEKDEKRDPEKLRIEREELERRQKEEKARLQAEAKAAEEARRKAEAEAAAEAKRKRELEREAARQALQKMEKTVDINESCQFLEDLEMLSAVHDENTLSFKEEVSPDDHQNGFGGIKLQGNPLEQLGLYMKVDDEDEEEELPEITAEPSKDVEEGEID, encoded by the exons ATGGCACCAACTGTTCCCATAGATTTTGCTGGACAAAAGGAATCCAGAAAGTACTCTCATTCACAAATCATGGGGAAATCTCGAAAATATTCCAAAGGTTATGCAACTACTGGCTTTGTTCCCGAATTCCGTCATGTTGTAGAGACTATGGGTGAATCAGATGGGTTGGGTAGCTCGGGAAGGCTTGACATGGAGCCTGCAGCATCAGCAGATTCCTATGCCCCTAGCAGGAAAGGCTCTGGTTTGAAAAGTGATGGTTATGGTGGTTTTGATGTACCATTTCAACTCTTCTCGTTGTCTAAAATGTCGGCTAGGGAGAGAAAGGATTTGAAATTGAGATTAACTTGGGAACTTGAACAAGTGAGGAAACTTCAGAAGAAAATTGACAGTATGAATTCAAACATTGTTGGATTATCTCCATCTAGTGACATTAGGAGCTGCAGTGTGGGACAGAAAAGGCCTCATCTGGAGAGCCAACACAGTATACTTCAAGCATCAGTGCCACATGGTAACAAAAAGAAACCCTTGCCAGGACGTAGTGGTCCCAAGACAAAAAAAGGAATGTCTGGGCGATTTGAATACCCAAAACCTGTTGTACCGATGACTACTTCATATGCTACATTGATGAAACAGTGCGAGAATTTACTTAACCGTTTGATGTCTCATCAATATGGTTGGGTTTTTAATGCACCAGTTGATATTGTTAAATTGAACATTCCAGATTATTTCACTGTCATCAAACATCCAATGGATTTGGGTACTGTAAAGAGTAAACTAACGTCTGGAAAATATTCTAGTCCTATAGATTTTGCTGCTGATGTGAGGCTGACTTTCTCAAATGCCATGACATATAATCCACCTGGCAATGATGTACACGGCATCGCAGCAACACTTAGTAAAGCCTTTGAAACAAAATGGAAGTCCATTGAGAAGAAAATTCGTGACATTGATCATCGTGTCCCATCTGAGCCGTCAAAACCTATTTTTGTAGAAACTGAAATTCCTGACCCAATTCCCCCCacgaaaaagaagaaaattacaCCAAATAACACTAATACCAAGCCAGAACCTGTCAAAAGAATTATGAGTGACATGGAGAAGCAGAAATTGAGTCAAGAGTTGGAGGACATGCTTGGAGAGTTGCCTGAAAACATTTTGGATTTCTTGAAAGAGCAAAGTCACAATGCTGGGCAAACCAACGATGAGGAAATTGAGATTGATATTGATGTTCTAAGTGATGATACCTTATTCAAATTGCGGAAgcttcttgatgattttatgctCGAGAAGCAAAGATTTCAGCCAAAAATTGGACAGTGTGAATTGgag CTTCTTAATGAGTCAGGGTTTAGCAATTCATCAATGCAACCTTCCAAAG GCAATGAACTGGTTGAGGAGGATGTGGACATTGTTGGTGGGAATGATCCTCCTAATTCAAATTATCCTCCACTAGAGATTGAGAAAGATGGTGCCAACAAAAACAGTAAATGCAGCAGTTCAAGCAGCTCTAGTAGTGAATCTGGCTCATCATCCAGTGGTTCGT ATTCAGATTCAAGTAGTTCATCTGGTAGTGAGTTAGATACTGCTAAAGCGTCAGCACCTGTGAGTTCTAAG GAAAATGTAGGACCTGGCTTGACTTATGATCAAAACAGGGGGGATCTTAGTAATCCAGAAACTGTTAATG ATTCAACTAACCTGGGTAGCCAGGTTGACCAGAGTTTGCAGACTAAGCCAGTTACTATTGAATCAGAAAGCCATCAAGATG GGGAGAGTGCTGCGGCTAAGAGGCAAGTCTCTCCTGAAAAGCTCTACCGTGCAGCTTTATTAAGGAGCCGGTTTGCTGACACCATACTGAAAGCTCAAGAGAAAGCCCTTGAAAAG GATGAAAAACGTGACCCTGAAAAGCTTAGGATAGAGCGAGAAGAACTTGAGAGAAGGCAGAAGGaag AGAAAGCTCGACTGCAAGCAGAGGCGAAGGCTGCAGAAGAGGCTCGGAGGAAAGCTGAAGCAGAAGCTGCAGCTGAAGCCAAAAGGAAGAGGGAACTAGAGAGAGAAGCTGCCCGTCAGGCTTTGCAAAAG ATGGAGAAAACTGTTGACATCAATGAGAGCTGTCAGTTTTTGGAAGATCTAGAGATGCTTAGTGCTGTTCATGATGAAAATACACTAAGTTTCAAAGAGGAGGTGAGCCCAGATGATCATCAGAATGGATTTGGTGGGATCAAGCTGCAGGGAAATCCCTTAGAGCAGTTAGGATTGTACATGAAGGTTGATGATGAGGATGAGGAGGAAGAACTGCCCGAAATTACTGCAGAGCCATCAAAAGATGTAGAAGAAGGAGAAATTGATTGA